The Drosophila biarmipes strain raj3 chromosome X, RU_DBia_V1.1, whole genome shotgun sequence genome includes the window GTAGGGAACTAAAAATTATCAGCATACCAAGGATAGGGAAAtgtaaacataaaaaacaacaaaaatgataaataTAGTTGAATCTCTTACTAAATGAATCTTAATGTCACCTTTTTAGGACCAATAAGCGAATGTAATGAAATGCGAACCCACCGTAATCTTGATGCGGGTGCCCAGGGCCAGGAACTCCTGGCGGTATCCCTCGGCCAGCGCTGTGACCGCATGCTTGCTGGGCGGATAGACGTTGACGTCCGGCACCACGCCCTCCATGGCCGACATGGTCTTGTGCCCCAGGATGCTGTTGATGAGCACCACATGGCCGTCGAACTTGCGCTCCCGCATGGAGCGCACCGCCCGCTGGGTGCACAGCACAATGCCCATGATGTTGGTCTGCAGCACCTGCTGCATAATGGACGGCTTCATGTCCACCAGGTGACCCGCCTGCAGGGTTCCGGCGTTGTTAACCAGCACATCGACGGCGCCCAGCTTCTGGATGACCCAGTCGAAGGCCTCGTTCACGGAACTCTCGCTGCCCACATCGCAGTAGAGGGCGAAGAGTTTGCCCCTCTTGTCCGCCGGCAGTTCCTTCT containing:
- the LOC108032654 gene encoding farnesol dehydrogenase, whose translation is MERWQNRVAVVTGASSGIGSAIAKDLVLAGMTVVGLARRVDRVKELQKELPADKRGKLFALYCDVGSESSVNEAFDWVIQKLGAVDVLVNNAGTLQAGHLVDMKPSIMQQVLQTNIMGIVLCTQRAVRSMRERKFDGHVVLINSILGHKTMSAMEGVVPDVNVYPPSKHAVTALAEGYRQEFLALGTRIKITSISPGVVDTEILPDSIREAIRDRMLHSEDISQGVLYAIATAPHVQVHELTIKPLGETM